The DNA region AGCCATTCGGCGGAAATACTCCTCAGCATGTGGTTCCCTCCTCAAATCTCTTGTCTTGAAGCATGAATATTCCCTGCAAAATAGAAGATGGCAGCCATCAACAAGGCGGCTATGAACAGACCGAAGGGCAGCATACCCGATACATAGGTGCCTGAAGATGCACTGTAAATGTAAGTGACCGGATTCAGATCCATGTAGTAGGACCAAATGAAGAGGTGACGAATACCTGCAGGGAACAACCCTGAAGTTGTTCCGATAAATCCGCCCAACATGCCCAGGCATAATGCAAAGGCCTGATTGCGGACCGTAAGAGACAACCATTGTTGGAGTGCCGTTATTGCAAGCGTAGTTAACAGTGTCCCTGCAGCGAATTGCACAAGCAGGGAGAATGGCAGCGGTCCGGGAATATTTTTGGATAGACCAAAACCTACAATGAAGACAGCCTGAGCAAGGATACCGTACAGGATCAGGCTGTTTGCACAGATGTATTTGGCTGTGTAGACATGATTGCGTCCGGTGTTGGTCGTCATTAGCATCTTCCATGTGTTTCCCTTATGCTCCATGTCACAGATTCGGGATACAACGATAGCCGATATAATCGGCAGAAACAGACCGTTCATGGAAGCAATGCTGAAGATCAGCGCTTCCCAGCTCGCATTGGCTTCACTTCGGGAGATGGAGATGCTCATGGACATGGAGGCCCAGATCATCTCTGCAGCAAGAAACAGAGTTAGCATGACCCAGATCTTTTTGCGACGAATTTTGAAATATTCCAGAGATAGAGCTTTCATTACAGACTCCGCTCCTTTCCGGTCAGATCGAGGAAAATATCCTCCAGACTTTTTTTGTGTTCCTCAATACGGATGACGGGAATATCGTGTTCCACCAGCACTTTGTTCATCCGTGAGACATCCTCGTCACGAAGATAGTCGAACACAAGCTGCTTCCCCTGTATCTTGGGCATGTAGCCTTGAGTCAAAAGGATTTTCTCTGCCCTTGCCGGGTCTGTGGTCTGAAAACGAATGGTAGCCTTGTTGTTGGCCTGAAGGCTCTGCATGGTTCCCTGGAACAGCAGCTTACCATCGCTGATAATACCCACTGAAGTAGCAATCTGTTCAATCTCTGACAACAGATGGCTGGAGAGCAGAACTGTTATGCCATATTGACTTGGAAGGGACTTGATCAATTCCCGGATCTCACCGATACCAGCCGGATCAAGTCCATTTGTA from Paenibacillus sp. JNUCC-31 includes:
- a CDS encoding ABC transporter permease gives rise to the protein MKALSLEYFKIRRKKIWVMLTLFLAAEMIWASMSMSISISRSEANASWEALIFSIASMNGLFLPIISAIVVSRICDMEHKGNTWKMLMTTNTGRNHVYTAKYICANSLILYGILAQAVFIVGFGLSKNIPGPLPFSLLVQFAAGTLLTTLAITALQQWLSLTVRNQAFALCLGMLGGFIGTTSGLFPAGIRHLFIWSYYMDLNPVTYIYSASSGTYVSGMLPFGLFIAALLMAAIFYFAGNIHASRQEI